GGCGTCTCCGGATCGGGGAAGTCCTCCCTGGCCTTCGACACCATCTTCGCCGAAGGCCAATGGCGCTACGTCGAATCGCTCTCGACCTATGCGCGGATGTTTCTCGACAAGGTGGCCCGCCCCGACGTCGATCGCATCGCGAACATCCGCCCCGCCATCGCGATCGAACAGAAAAACCAGGTGCGCACCGCCCGCTCGACCGTGGGCACGGCGACGGAGATCGCCGATCTGTTGCGTCTGCTGTTCGCCAAGATCGGCAAGCCGACCTGTCCGGATTGCCGAAAGGAAGCCCGCTCATTGACTCCGGAGTCGATTGTCGATGATCTCCTGGCTCGATTCCCCGCCGCACGGGCCATGGTGCTCTTCCCCCTCGCCGCGCCGACTCCGAAACAAGAGCCGCTCTTCATTCAATCGCTCCTGACTCGCGGCTTCACGCGCCTCAACGTCTCCGGCGACATCGTCGATCTGCTCGATCCCACCCCGCCGGCGCTGCATGGCGTTCCATCGCTTTCTGTCGTTCTCGACCGGCTGATCATCAATAGCGACAACCGGCCTCGCCTGGCGGAAGCCGTTGAAACGGCCATCCGCGAGGGAGAGGGCCGCTGCGCCGTGGACGTCATCGGCCACGGCCGAGAGTCTTACAGAACCGGTTTCCTCTGCCAGACCTGCGGCAGGACGTTCGAGCCGTTGCGCCCCGTCCTGTTCTCGTTCAATCATCCGCTGGGCGCCTGTCCCGAATGCAAAGGATTCGGCAACGTCTTGCGCTACGACCCGGATCTCGTGATCCCCGACCGGAACAAATCGCTGGTTCAGGGCGCCATCGAACCCTGGAGCAAACCCAGCGCGGACTGGTGGCAAACACGGATGTTGTCGGCGATGAACCGGCGGGGAGTGGACGTTGTGGCGCCGTTCCGATCCTTGTCCCCCGACATCCAACGATTGCTCTGGACCGGGGACAAATCGTTTGAAGGGATCAATGACTTTTTCACATATCTGGAGGGCAAACGATACAAGCTTCACGTGCGCGTGCTCCTCAGCCGCTATCGCTCGCCGTTTGATTGTCCGGGTTGTCGCGGCAGTCGCCTGCGGCCGGAAGCCCTGTTCGTCAAAATCGCCGGCATGGACATCCATGCGATTTCGACCCTGACGGTCGAGAACCTCCGCGAATGGCTTCGCTCGCTGCCGTTGCCGTCGTTTGAACGGGCCGTCGCCGGCGACCCGTTGCGGGCGCTCGACGAGAAACTGAGTTTCTTGCTGCGGGTCGGTCTTGGGTACGTCACCCTTGCCCGCCAAACCAAAACGCTGTCAGGCGGGGAAGCTCAGCGCGTCTCGCTGGCCAACCATTTGGGGTCCAGGTTGGTCGGAACCCTCTACGTGCTGGATGAGCCGACGATCGGTCTTCACGCGCGCGACACCGAGCGGCTCGCCGGGATTCTGAAGGACTTGGCGGCCGCCGGCAATACGGTCGTCGTCGTCGAGCACGACCGCCGGATGATCGAGTCGGCCGATTATATCGTCGAGCTGGGCCCCCGATCCGGAAAAGACGGCGGGCGCGTCGTCTGCGCCGCCTCATCGAAGACGTTTCCCCTCGACCCGACCGCGATCACGGCCCGTTATCTTCGCGGAGAGGATTCCCTTCCGCTCCCGAAGTCGCGGCGCGCGGGATCGGGTAAGTTTCTCGTGATCGCCGGCGCGTCGGAGCACAATCTGAAAGATCTGCTGGTCCGCTTTCCGCTCGGAATGTTCATCTGCGTGACCGGCGTATCCGGTTCCGGCAAGAGCACGTTGGTCAACGATACGCTCTATCGCGCCCTCGCGCGCGCCTTTCGCGTCGAATCGCTGCCGATGGGCCGCTTTACGGCCATCAAGGGCATCGAGCATCTCAAGGGCGTCCGCCACATCGATCAGCAACCGATCGGCCGAACGCCGCGATCCAATCCCGTCACCTATCTCAAAGCCTTCGACGACATTCGACGGATCTTTGCCTCGGAACCGGTCGCGCTTCGACAAGGGCTCGCTCCCCGGCATTTTTCATTTAACACGGCCGGCGGCCGTTGCGAGCGGTGCCAAGGAAGCGGCGTGGAAAAGCTGGAGATGTACTTCTTTGAAGACATCTACGTCCCTTGCGAGGGGTGCGACGGAAAGCGGTTCAAGACCGAGATCCTGACCGTCCGCCATCGGGGGAAAACCGTTTCCGACGTCTTGGCCATGACCGCGGACGAAGCGGCGGCCTTCTTCGCCGACGCACCGAAGCTCCGCGAGAAACTTCGCATCCTGTCGTCGATCGGACTCGGTTATCTTCAATTAGGCCAATCGGCCACCACCCTCTCGGGCGGCGAAGCTCAACGATTGAAAATCGCGGCGGAGTTGCAAACCGGAACGGCGAAGGATCTGCTGTACATCATGGACGAACCGACCACCGGTCTGCACTTCGACGACGTGAAGAAACTGCTCGCGGTGCTGCACCAGCTCGTCAACGCCGGCAACACCGTGATCGTCGTCGAGCACAACCTGGACGTGATCAAGTCGGCCGATTGGATCATCGATCTCGGCCCGGAAGGCGGCGAGGCCGGCGGACGAATCGTCGCGGAGGGACGGCCGGAACAGGTCGCCTCCGTCGCGACGTCCCACACGGGGCGATTTCTGGCCAAGGCGCTTGAAGAGGCGCGCTAGATCACGCTTCCCGTTTCCGCTCCGACTCTCCGTGCGGAGGCTCTTCTTCCTGCTTTCTGTTTGCCGGAGAAGGGACCGGAGCCGACGGTTCGCCCGCCAACTTTTTGTGCAGGTATTTTCTGCTGATCGTCGTCACGACAAACGCCAGACCGATCGCGACGGGCACAAAAATGGCCGACGCCAGATTGTAATTGGCGAGCCACCCCACCTCGGAGAGCCCTTTGAATACGTAGCCCATCAGGCCGGACAAATAATAGGCGATGACGATGACCGAGAGACCCTCGACGGTGTGTTGAAGAAGCACCTGGCTTTTCGTCGTCTTGTCCACGCTCTGCAGCAACGTGAGGTTCTGCGCCTCGACGAGAAGATCAACGCGGGTGCGGATGATCGAAATGACGCCCTCAAACCCGCTCCGCAGAGTGTCCACCCTCTTCAACAACTGCTGATACCCCTCGGCGACGCCGGTGATTCCGCTCAACACATAATCCGAGAGAGGCCGGTAGGACTCGATCGGTTTTTCCGCCAGCGACGCCAGCGTGGCGTGCACGATCTTGTCGTACGGAGCCGCGGCGGACAGTTCAAAATGCAACCTGCCGGCCATGCGATTCGTCTTCAGCAGATCCTGCGTCAGACTGTTCAACCACCGCTGAAGCGTTCGCGCGTCGGCGTGGCCGATGTGGTCGGTGATGATCTCGCGCTGTTTGAGATGGACCTGTTCGAATTTGTAGACCTGATCGATGGCGGCGGAGAAGAGCGGTTTCTGCATCAACAGAAGATGATAGTAGGTCTCAATCCGCACCACCGCGTCCACAACGTCCTTGAGATGCGACGGATGGAGGGACGATGCCCCGACCGTGACCCAATACCGTTCTCTGCCGTGATCATCCGGTGTAAAACTCGCGAACACGCCGGTGTGATCGTTCAGAATCCGGCTGCCGTACAGCATCGGGCCGGGAAGCAGCGCGCGCAGGCGTTCGCGCGGCGGCGGCATTTCCGGCGTCAGCACCATGTCCAACCGGCAGACCGCCGTCCCCAAGAGGGTGTCGGGGAATCGATACCCCGGAAAGGTCAGGGGGCCGAAGGCGACGCCGCCTCGGTCCGGCGGAGGAAGGTGCCACGACTGGTATTTGTAATACTCCGTGTGCGCCTGCCACAGGACGATGAGCCGCTCGCCGTCGCGGGTCTCTTTGACCCCGTAGCCGAACGTATCCCGCAGCACCACCGTCTCCGGCGGAATCTCCAGCGTCTCCAGCAACAATTGGAATTCTTTTCGACTGGCCGCGCGCTGGGCCGGTGGATCCGCCATGCGAAACGCCTGGTAATGCACGTGCGCGGGCGCCCTCAGCCAATCGGCCAGAGGCATCTGCGGCCGTTCATGCAACGTTCGCAGTAACGTATCGGCTTCCGACTTTGGCGGCGGCTGATGATTCACGTCTGTTCCCGCTCCTTTCCAAATCGTCGCGATCTATAACCCCGGTCGTTTCTCCGCGATGAGGCGCACGGTGAAAAAACGTCCCTCCCTCACGACGCCCAACTGCAACTCCTGTCCCGCCTCGACCCGACACAGTCGTCTGGCGTCGCGTTCGGTCTTGACCGTCGATAACGGGACTCCGTTACAGGCCGTCACGCGATCGCCGATTTTGAGACCGGCTTTGTCTCCGGGCAGACCGGCCCGCAGTTCCGTCACCAGGTAGTATTGCTCCCCAGCATCTCTTCGGAGTTGCCAGCTCACGCCGATGCGGCCGGATCCCAACAAATCCGCCTGGACGCCGAATTGGGTGAGAATCCGGTTGACGATCAACCGGGCGGCCTGTTCCGGGTTGTCGCTCGTCGGATCGGTCAGGTGTCCTTGTCCGCTGAAGAGGAGACGCCCCGTTTCCACGTCGATCATCCGCAACGACAGGGAGACGCTGCTCGTCCGCTCCTGCTGCCGTCGTTCCCATTGCTGAACTTCTCCCACGACGATGGCGTCCGCGCCGACCAGTTGACCGACCCGCAGGGCGTCGGCGTCGCCGCCGTGGGTCAATTGAATCACTTGCTCCCGCAACACGTCGTCCAACTGCGCGCGTTCGACGACGTTCAGGCCAAGGTCCAGCATCAGCGTCGTCACCATGCCCGCGATTCGGGATCCGGTTCCCGGCATACCCGCCGCATCCTCGAACGGCATGACCGCCATCGTCCGATACCGCGCGATCGAGGCGGCGTCGATGGGGCCTCTTCCCGACACCACCGGCTCAAGCCCCCTCTCCGACACCGATCCGGCCGCGCAGGCTCGGCGTTTCTGCATGATGGCCGACGGTTGCCCCCAGGCGCACAGTTCGTTGTCGATGAACACCACGTGGTACGGGGCTTCGCGCTGATCGGAGACGAGATTGGTGAAGGGATAAAACACACAGCCCCCGATCCACATCGAAAGCGGACAATAGGCGAGTTCGTACACCCACTGTCTCCTGGCCGTCAGCGAGTATTCCCAAATCACCATCCGTCCGTCGTCTCGAAAAACGCGATCCGGATGGCCGATCCGTTCAAGCACCTGCGGTTTCGTCATGGGAACCGCCAGCCGATCCAATTTCGCTTCGGACTTGAAAACGGTGTAGCCCACTCCGCAGCCGCTCATCATGAACGCCAGCGCGAACGTCATCGTCAGATTCGCCACCTCGCGCCCCGGAACCACCGTCTGACGACAGAACGACATGCCGCGAGCCTATCATCGCGGCGGACGTGCTGCAACGGCGATCTCGCCTTCATTCACCCAATGAGAAAAAGACGCATGGCCGGCAAGGAGAAGAGAGTCGGCGACCGGTCGAGAGGCGGAGGGTTTTCGTTACGAACGCAATGAGCACTCACGTTGTGTTCGCGCAACTCGGCGAACCCGTCGAGTCTTCGCTAGTTGCAGGAGGGATCGAACGGCATGTCCGCATAGGGGCGATAGGCTTCGCCCAACGTGAGCACCAATTCTCGCCACACGGAGGAGGGGTCCGTTTCAAACACCCACTTGGGGTCGGCAGGCATCAGAATCCACGATCCGGTTTTCATCTCCCCTTCGAGTTGTCCGGGCCCCCACCCGGAGTAGCCCAGATATGCGCGAAAGGCCTCCCGCCCGTTGGCGTTCGTCAGAATGCGTTCCACCAGTTGGAGATCGCCGCCGAGACAGACCCCGTCGAAAACGTAATGAGCGTTTTCCGGAATCGAGTCGCCCCGATACAACAGCATGATCTGGTTCGGTTGCACGGGGCCACCCGCATAAAGCACGTGCTGCGACCCCTCGATCACGGGAATCTGCGGGAGCGCCTCGGAGACGGACATCGCGGTGGGGCGATTCACAATGACGCCAAGCGCTCCCTCGGTTCCATGCTCACACAGCAACACGACGGTCTGGCGGAAATTGGGGTCTCGCAAACCGGGCGCCGCCACAAGGAACATGCCTTTGCGGAGCTGTAAATCCATGAAGTAATCCTACCGCGCCCATCGGCGTCAGGCAAGCGGAACGCCGGACCGACCATGGAAGCTTCGCACCGATTACCGATGATAAAGAGAAGCGCGGCGGTCCCCGAGCAGGTCGTTGTAAGGAGTCAACCGTTTGTTTCGGGCTTCCGCCGGATCGATCTCGACGACGGCAAGGTCTTCTCGATCGCGCGGCGCTCGGTACCGGATAACCCCGTTGGGCGCGACGATTTCACTGTGACCGATGTAGGTCAGCCGATCTTTTCCACCGCGGGCCTCGCTGCCGATCCGATTACAGGTAACGGCGAACACTCGATTCTCCAGGCATCGCACCGGCATGGAGTCCGGGCAATTCGGCAACACGAGGTTTGAAGGATGACAAATGATATCCGCTCCCTGAAGGGCCAAGGAGCGGGCGGCTTCCGGATAATACCAATCGAAGCAAATCATGACTCCGATTCTCGCCGGCCCGATGTCCCATACCTTGAATCCTGAATCGCCGGGCGTGAAAAAGAGCGTCTCCTCGAAAAACAGATGGGTCTTGCGATAACAGCCGAGGAAGCCGGAAGGGCCCACGACGACGGCCGAGTTATAGCAGCGGCCTCCCGCCCTTTCCGGAAGCCCGGCGACGATATGCATGTTCCTCCGCTTGGCCAGCTCCGTCAATTGATGGACGGTCGGACCGTCGGGAACCGGTTCCGCGAGCCGCTCGACTTCCTCTTGAGAAGCAAACTGGTATCCCGACGCAAAGAGCTCGGGCAACACGATCAGCTCCGCCTCCGCCCGGTCCAATTTCGCCGCCACGGCATCGAGATTGGTCATGACCTCGCCGAATACCGGATCAAACTGAAGAAACCCGACTTTCATGCCATCTCCTCCATAACAAAAACGGACAGGGTGAACTTGTCCCCTGTCCGTTTCGCAATTCTCACATCGGCCGCGGACGATGGCCGTTTCTTTCCTGCTCTGGCCTGTTACTTGACCTCGGCCAAATGTGTGACGGCTCCTTGTGCGTGGTCCATGCACGCATCGGCATGACCGGCTTTGCCATGTTGCACGGCTTCCTTGAGGTGCTTCACCCCTTCATCCAAATGCGGATTCTTCATGCCGGCGGCCTGCGCGTGTTTGAGCGCTTCTTCGGCGTGCTGCGTACAGGCGTCCGCGTGGCCCTCTTTCCCATGCGACCCGGCGCCTTTGGCGTGTTCAACCGCTTCTTCGACGTGTTTATTGCCCGCCATCGCCACGCCGGTCAGCGCGGGCATCGCCGCGAACAGTGCAACCGCTCCCAGCATCAGCACCTTACAACCGTTCTTCCTGATCATGGCCTCCTCCATTCGTTGAAATTGATTTTGGTCGGCGCATCCCTTCCGCGGTTCACCTTACACAGCGTCCCATACCCTGTCAAGCGGACCCGGCGGCCTGATCGAAACCAAGGACCTTCTGAAGTCCTTGAAAATCTCTCTCGACGGGACAGGCAAAGTCACGGCTCCACTCCCACCACGAACCCGGGTAGTTTCTGACCCTTTGGTAGCCGGCCACTTTGAGCACAAAATAGAGCCACGCGGACCGAATGCCTCCCAAGCAGTAACAGATCAATTCCTGATCGTTCCGGACTCCCCTCTCTTCCATCATTTCTCTGATGACCTGCGGATCCTTGACCGTCGCGTCCTTGTTCAAAAATTGATTCCACGCCACGTGAACGGCCGACGGAATGTGCCCCGGCCTCGGAATGCCGGAGATTTCTTTTCCCAGATACTCTTCGAGACTCCGGGCGTCCAAAATGGCCGTCTGCGGATGAGGTCCTCGGACGATCCTCTTGAGATCGTCTTTTGTCATGGCGACGTCCTTCACCGGACGAGCCTTGAACGTGCCGGCACGCGGCGAGGCGGGGCCATGTTCGAACGGACGCTTCTCCGCCGTCCATTTGACCCATCCGCCGTTCAAAATGCGGACGCGCGTATGGCCGAGATATTCCAACATCCAAAACATCCGCCCTTCATCACCCCAGTTGTCGTAGGGATTGGAATAGACCACGACCTCGGTTTCGTTCCCAATGCCGAGCGCGCCCAAGCGGCGCTCAATCTGCGCGAGATCGGGATTCAACAGGCTTTTTGTCACGGCGTCGGGATCGCTGTATTCATGCCACGTGGTATGGACGGCGCCTGGAATATGTCCGCCGAATTCGTACGAGGCCCTGCCTCGCACGTCGACGATGACGAGACCCGGCTCACCCAACCTGCTCTGCAGCGTTTCCGTCTCAATCAACAACGGATGGTTCATGGCGCTTCCTCTCGCTGTCACCGACGGTACCGATCAATCCAAGCATAGATCTCACCAAGCATAGGTCTCACGCCGCCAACAACGCCTGCACATGAGCCTCGACGGACGCGGCCAACGCCCGGAGATTGTACCCACCCTCCAACGAAGAGAGAATTCGTCCCTGAGCGTGCCGCTTGGCGATGCCAACGACGATGTCCGTCAAATCCGCGTAGCCCGCTTCCGTCAATGCCATGCTCGCCAGTGGGTCATCGCGATGGGCGTCGAATCCGGCGGAGATGATCACAAACTCCGGCTTGAAATCGTCGGCTGCGGGCGTCAAGACCTTGCGAAAGACGGTACGGTACTCATCATCGCCCTCGCCGGCCTCCATCGGCACATT
This sequence is a window from Candidatus Nitrospira inopinata. Protein-coding genes within it:
- the uvrA gene encoding excinuclease ABC subunit UvrA; its protein translation is MPNSLDSNPSTNRLIIEGARQNNLKNVSLQIPHDKVTAITGVSGSGKSSLAFDTIFAEGQWRYVESLSTYARMFLDKVARPDVDRIANIRPAIAIEQKNQVRTARSTVGTATEIADLLRLLFAKIGKPTCPDCRKEARSLTPESIVDDLLARFPAARAMVLFPLAAPTPKQEPLFIQSLLTRGFTRLNVSGDIVDLLDPTPPALHGVPSLSVVLDRLIINSDNRPRLAEAVETAIREGEGRCAVDVIGHGRESYRTGFLCQTCGRTFEPLRPVLFSFNHPLGACPECKGFGNVLRYDPDLVIPDRNKSLVQGAIEPWSKPSADWWQTRMLSAMNRRGVDVVAPFRSLSPDIQRLLWTGDKSFEGINDFFTYLEGKRYKLHVRVLLSRYRSPFDCPGCRGSRLRPEALFVKIAGMDIHAISTLTVENLREWLRSLPLPSFERAVAGDPLRALDEKLSFLLRVGLGYVTLARQTKTLSGGEAQRVSLANHLGSRLVGTLYVLDEPTIGLHARDTERLAGILKDLAAAGNTVVVVEHDRRMIESADYIVELGPRSGKDGGRVVCAASSKTFPLDPTAITARYLRGEDSLPLPKSRRAGSGKFLVIAGASEHNLKDLLVRFPLGMFICVTGVSGSGKSTLVNDTLYRALARAFRVESLPMGRFTAIKGIEHLKGVRHIDQQPIGRTPRSNPVTYLKAFDDIRRIFASEPVALRQGLAPRHFSFNTAGGRCERCQGSGVEKLEMYFFEDIYVPCEGCDGKRFKTEILTVRHRGKTVSDVLAMTADEAAAFFADAPKLREKLRILSSIGLGYLQLGQSATTLSGGEAQRLKIAAELQTGTAKDLLYIMDEPTTGLHFDDVKKLLAVLHQLVNAGNTVIVVEHNLDVIKSADWIIDLGPEGGEAGGRIVAEGRPEQVASVATSHTGRFLAKALEEAR
- a CDS encoding DUF3422 family protein, translating into MNHQPPPKSEADTLLRTLHERPQMPLADWLRAPAHVHYQAFRMADPPAQRAASRKEFQLLLETLEIPPETVVLRDTFGYGVKETRDGERLIVLWQAHTEYYKYQSWHLPPPDRGGVAFGPLTFPGYRFPDTLLGTAVCRLDMVLTPEMPPPRERLRALLPGPMLYGSRILNDHTGVFASFTPDDHGRERYWVTVGASSLHPSHLKDVVDAVVRIETYYHLLLMQKPLFSAAIDQVYKFEQVHLKQREIITDHIGHADARTLQRWLNSLTQDLLKTNRMAGRLHFELSAAAPYDKIVHATLASLAEKPIESYRPLSDYVLSGITGVAEGYQQLLKRVDTLRSGFEGVISIIRTRVDLLVEAQNLTLLQSVDKTTKSQVLLQHTVEGLSVIVIAYYLSGLMGYVFKGLSEVGWLANYNLASAIFVPVAIGLAFVVTTISRKYLHKKLAGEPSAPVPSPANRKQEEEPPHGESERKREA
- a CDS encoding CsgG/HfaB family protein codes for the protein MSFCRQTVVPGREVANLTMTFALAFMMSGCGVGYTVFKSEAKLDRLAVPMTKPQVLERIGHPDRVFRDDGRMVIWEYSLTARRQWVYELAYCPLSMWIGGCVFYPFTNLVSDQREAPYHVVFIDNELCAWGQPSAIMQKRRACAAGSVSERGLEPVVSGRGPIDAASIARYRTMAVMPFEDAAGMPGTGSRIAGMVTTLMLDLGLNVVERAQLDDVLREQVIQLTHGGDADALRVGQLVGADAIVVGEVQQWERRQQERTSSVSLSLRMIDVETGRLLFSGQGHLTDPTSDNPEQAARLIVNRILTQFGVQADLLGSGRIGVSWQLRRDAGEQYYLVTELRAGLPGDKAGLKIGDRVTACNGVPLSTVKTERDARRLCRVEAGQELQLGVVREGRFFTVRLIAEKRPGL
- a CDS encoding YqgE/AlgH family protein; the protein is MDLQLRKGMFLVAAPGLRDPNFRQTVVLLCEHGTEGALGVIVNRPTAMSVSEALPQIPVIEGSQHVLYAGGPVQPNQIMLLYRGDSIPENAHYVFDGVCLGGDLQLVERILTNANGREAFRAYLGYSGWGPGQLEGEMKTGSWILMPADPKWVFETDPSSVWRELVLTLGEAYRPYADMPFDPSCN
- a CDS encoding nitrilase-related carbon-nitrogen hydrolase, giving the protein MKVGFLQFDPVFGEVMTNLDAVAAKLDRAEAELIVLPELFASGYQFASQEEVERLAEPVPDGPTVHQLTELAKRRNMHIVAGLPERAGGRCYNSAVVVGPSGFLGCYRKTHLFFEETLFFTPGDSGFKVWDIGPARIGVMICFDWYYPEAARSLALQGADIICHPSNLVLPNCPDSMPVRCLENRVFAVTCNRIGSEARGGKDRLTYIGHSEIVAPNGVIRYRAPRDREDLAVVEIDPAEARNKRLTPYNDLLGDRRASLYHR
- the smbP gene encoding small metal-binding protein SmbP, which encodes MIRKNGCKVLMLGAVALFAAMPALTGVAMAGNKHVEEAVEHAKGAGSHGKEGHADACTQHAEEALKHAQAAGMKNPHLDEGVKHLKEAVQHGKAGHADACMDHAQGAVTHLAEVK
- a CDS encoding sulfurtransferase, with protein sequence MNHPLLIETETLQSRLGEPGLVIVDVRGRASYEFGGHIPGAVHTTWHEYSDPDAVTKSLLNPDLAQIERRLGALGIGNETEVVVYSNPYDNWGDEGRMFWMLEYLGHTRVRILNGGWVKWTAEKRPFEHGPASPRAGTFKARPVKDVAMTKDDLKRIVRGPHPQTAILDARSLEEYLGKEISGIPRPGHIPSAVHVAWNQFLNKDATVKDPQVIREMMEERGVRNDQELICYCLGGIRSAWLYFVLKVAGYQRVRNYPGSWWEWSRDFACPVERDFQGLQKVLGFDQAAGSA